From a region of the Oncorhynchus tshawytscha isolate Ot180627B linkage group LG14, Otsh_v2.0, whole genome shotgun sequence genome:
- the LOC112267160 gene encoding lebercilin-like protein: MGDMSLSLRHHTRGIVQQDDANYEVGAGDVDSSCSSGQSTPSRSSRGYSSTTGSRVDSQGSCTQSDYEEEADTTANRTFALSPNKKPDLGTKTAKTRTQNKGGQWCKKKKNTHLRNRKASLVPPIKPLEGPNQRIRSAHRHRIKELNSQVWELQQQLSGVATENKLLKQLQVRHTVALQRFQDSQSGLPQVLAKHGNEVRGLQELLRKARIRRNSLSRRLRGTEEELLRTKDVLHRLQLLSEDRSLKEREELSHRLALISVDLNRKNKRIQDLERNFELSQISFNRHLATETRKTNEAREMSDYLQAQISLLTQKIKEKERELEIHNIYSHRFPNGWNGKGARETKSVQTDDLSSLPIEAPCQLELEYACSLQHLELEKQKSLSWESFAIDFTDRSDAADTLVDDRGSNNNEDFAEDGELDGDSDKENPQLQGEEDCLAEKAASSLKASGEQTEPFESQVRYTLEDFLNTERANKALESSPRTKRLYKFKETIQNLHSGKPAYTSHTHSLRKSPPRYIKSQARVENLGSGAYEPSFVTLPAEKWQSDTRGPQPEDGVVRSKKSSLMKELFGQAPITDPIAMQTGRSRVQSTDLDRMSSHHTGDASPVSPGRETKIIFD; this comes from the exons ATGGGAGACATGTCTCTGAGTCTGAGACACCACACCAGAGGCATAGTGCAGCAGGACGATGCTAACTATGAAGTTGGAGCAGGGGATGTAGACTCAAGCTGCTCCTCAGGCCagtccaccccctccaggtcaaGCAGGGGATACAGCAGTACGACAGGCAGCAGGGTAGACTCTCAGGGGTCATGCACCCAGTCAGACTACGAGGAGGAGGCTGACACTACTGCAAATAGGACCTTTGCCCTCTCGCCAAACAAGAAGCCAGATCTAGGCACGAAGACAGCTAAAACACGAA CGCAAAACAAGGGAGGGCAGTGGTGCAAAAAGAAGAAAAACACTCATTTAAGGAACCGCAAGGCCTCTCTCGTCCCTCCAATCAAGCCCCTGGAGGGCCCAAACCAGCGCATTAGGTCTGCCCACAGGCACCGCATCAAGGAGCTCAACAGCCAAGTGTGGGAGCTACAGCAGCAGCTGAGTGGTGTCGCCACAGAGAACAAACTGCTAAAGCAGCTCCAGGTCCGCCACACAGTGGCGCTACAGCGCTTCCAAGACTCACAGAGTGGCCTTCCCCAG GTCCTGGCCAAGCACGGCAATGAGGTGCGTGGTCTGCAGGAGCTCCTGCGCAAAGCCCGCATCCGCCGCAACAGTCTGTCCAGGCGTCTGCGTGGAACAGAGGAGGAGCTGCTGCGTACCAAGGACGTTCTGCACAGGCTGCAGCTGCTCAGCGAGGACCGCAGcctgaaagagagggaagagctTAGCCACAGGCTGGCCCTGATCAGTGTGGACCTGAACAGGAAGAACAAGAGgatacag GACTTGGAAAGAAATTTTGAGCTGAGCCAGATATCCTTCAATCGCCATCTTGCCACAGAAACAAGGAAGACCAATGAGGCCAGAGAGATGTCTGATTACCTCCAGGCACAGATCAGTCTGTTGACCCAAAAAATCAAA gaaaaagagagagaattggaGATCCACAATATCTACTCACATAGATTTCCAAATGGCTGGAACGGAAAAG GGGCAAGAGAAACTAAATCTGTTCAAACAGAtgacttgtcctctctccccattGAGGCTCCGTGCCAACTTGAACTAGAATATGCCTGTTCACTCCAGCATCTGGAGTTGGAGAAGCAGAAGAGTTTGAGCTGG GAGTCCTTTGCCATCGACTTCACAGACAGAAGTGACGCAGCAGACACGTTGGTGGATGACAGAGGATCAAACAATAATGAAGACTTTGCGG aggatggagagttggatGGTGATTCTGACAAGGAGAATCCTCAGCTTCAGGGTGAGGAGGATTGCCTTGCAGAGAAGGCAGCGAGTTCCCTGAAGGCTTCAGGAGAGCAAACAGAACCGTTTGAAAGCCAGGTCCGGTACACTCTGGAGGATTTTCTGAATACAGAACGTGCCAACAAGGCCCTTGAATCCTCTCCCAGGACCAAACGCCTCTACAAATTCAAAGAAACCATCCAGAACCTACACAGTGGAAAGCCTGCCTATACCAGCCATACCCACAGCCTGAGAAAGAGCCCTCCTAGATACATCAAGAGCCAGGCCAGGGTCGAGAACCTTGGGTCTGGGGCATATGAGCCCTCCTTTGTCACTCTACCAGCAGAGAAGTGGCAAAGTGACACCAGGGGCCCTCAACCGGAGGATGGTGTAGTCCGCAGCAAGAAGAGCAGCTTGATGAAAGAGCTTTTCGGCCAGGCCCCAATCACTGATCCAATTGCCATGCAGACAGGCAGATCCAGAGTTCAAAGTACAGACCTGGACAGAATGTCATCTCACCATACAGGAGATGCTAGCCCAGTCTCACCTGGGAGAGAGACCAAGATCATTTTTGACTGA